In a single window of the Chthoniobacterales bacterium genome:
- the rplA gene encoding 50S ribosomal protein L1 has product MQKNRSKRYRAAAEQVDRTKTYNLNEAVTTLKKLPPTKFDQTVTVSFRLGVDPKQSDQMVRGTCPLPHGSGKQVRVLVFAEGAAAKAAKDAGAEHVGFKDMIQKCQEGFQDFDVAIATPAAMSEVRKLGKVLGPRGLMPNPKTGTVTEDTAKAVAEVKAGRVEFKLDKNGNVAVPVGKFSFAENQLVENGTAVIEAVVRSRPATAKGRFVEGMTLSATMSPGLHVDPSPYLSI; this is encoded by the coding sequence ATGCAAAAAAATCGTAGCAAACGTTATCGCGCGGCCGCCGAGCAGGTGGATCGCACCAAAACTTACAACCTGAACGAGGCGGTCACGACTTTGAAGAAGTTGCCGCCGACGAAGTTCGACCAGACCGTGACGGTCTCGTTCCGGCTCGGGGTCGATCCGAAACAATCGGACCAGATGGTTCGCGGGACCTGTCCGTTGCCGCATGGCAGCGGGAAACAGGTGCGCGTGCTCGTTTTCGCTGAAGGCGCCGCGGCCAAGGCGGCGAAGGATGCCGGCGCGGAGCATGTCGGTTTCAAGGACATGATCCAGAAGTGCCAGGAAGGATTTCAGGATTTCGACGTGGCGATCGCAACTCCGGCGGCGATGTCCGAAGTGCGAAAGCTCGGAAAAGTGCTCGGTCCTCGCGGCCTGATGCCGAATCCGAAGACAGGCACGGTGACCGAAGACACAGCGAAAGCGGTGGCGGAAGTGAAGGCGGGCCGCGTCGAATTCAAGCTGGATAAGAACGGCAACGTCGCGGTGCCGGTCGGAAAATTTTCATTTGCGGAGAACCAATTGGTCGAGAACGGGACGGCGGTCATCGAAGCCGTGGTGCGTTCGCGGCCGGCGACGGCGAAAGGCCGTTTTGTGGAAGGGATGACGCTGAGCGCGACGATGTCGCCCGGATTGCACGTCGATCCGTCGCCTTACTTGAGCATTTAA